The Rana temporaria chromosome 13, aRanTem1.1, whole genome shotgun sequence genome has a window encoding:
- the TMEM121 gene encoding transmembrane protein 121 translates to MVLPPPDKRHVCLTTIVIMTSMAFMDAYLVEQNQGPRKIGVCIIVMVGDICFLIVLRYVAVWVGAEVKTAKRGYAMILWFLYIFVLEIKLYFIFQNYKADKKNIDTVARKALTLLLSISVPGLYLVLVSLDSMEYVRTFRKKEDLRGRLFWVALDLLDILDIQANLWEPQKTGLPIWAEGLMFFYCYILLLILPCVSLSEISMQGEHIAPQKMMLYPVLSLVTINIVTIFIRVVNMVLFQDSRVSTIFIGKNIIAIATKVCTFFEYKKQVKEFPQNTIALELQNSISHNQTIHNTQGINPEQSPSREIMDT, encoded by the coding sequence atggtTCTTCCACCTCCAGACAAACGTCACGTGTGTCTTACAACTATTGTGATCATGACAAGTATGGCCTTCATGGATGCCTATCTTGTGGAGCAAAATCAGGGTCCAAGAAAGATTGGAGTATGCATCATTGTGATGGTTGGAGACATCTGCTTCCTAATTGTTCTACGTTATGTGGCTGTGTGGGTTGGAGCAGAAGTTAAGACGGCCAAGAGAGGATATGCAATGATTTTATGGtttctatatatatttgttttggaAATTAAGTTGTATTTTATATTTCAAAACTACAAGGCTGATAAGAAAAATATTGATACTGTGGCTAGGAAGGCGCTGACATTGCTTTTATCCATCTCTGTGCCAGGACTATATCTTGTACTTGTATCATTGGATAGCATGGAGTATGTGAGAACATTCAGGAAAAAAGAAGATCTAAGAGGACGTCTCTTTTGGGTTGCTCTTGATTTACTTGATATTTTGGATATTCAAGCTAATTTATGGGAGCCACAAAAGACTGGTCTCCCTATATGGGCCGAAGgacttatgtttttttattgctaCATCTTACTGTTGATCCTACCTTGTGTCTCTTTGAGTGAAATAAGCATGCAAGGAGAGCATATTGCTCCACAGAAGATGATGCTATACCCAGTTCTAAGTCTTGTCACCATTAATATTGTTACAATTTTTATTAGAGTTGTGAACATGGTTTTATTTCAGGATAGCAGAGTTTCAACAATATTTATTGGCAAGAATATCATTGCAATAGCCACAAAGGTGTGCACTTTTTTTGAATACAAAAAACAAGTTAAGGAGTTCCCACAAAACACAATCGCTTTAGAACTGCAAAATTCAATATCACACAATCAAACAATTCACAATACACAAGGAATTAATCCTGAGCAATCTCCATCCAGAGAAATCATGGACACATGA